AATGAGCTTAAAGCAGATATAGAAGAAAGATTACAAGAATATTCATAATTTATATACAGAACGACTATGGACGTTAAGAAGATTGATGCACCAGTAAACACAACAACTATCGATAAGAATAAGTTGGATGCGCCTACAGATAATATCTATGAGGCAATTTCAATTATCGCTAAACGTGCTACTCAAATAAACTCTGAGATTAAGAAAGAGCTTATCGAGAAATTAGATGAGTTTGCTACCTATACAGATAGTCTTGATGAAATCTTTGAAAACAAAGAACAGATTGAAGTTTCTAAGTTTTACGAAGGTTTACCAAAGCCACACGCAATGGCTGTACAAGAATGGTTAGAAGAAAAAATCTACTACAGAAATACTAAAGAAGAAAGTCAAGACGCATAATTTATGAGTCTACTTAGTGGAAAAAAAGTACTTATTGGCGTAACTGGTGGTATCGCAGCATACAAGTCTGCACTATTAGTACGCCAATTTATTAAATATGGTGCAGAGGTTAAGGTTGTGATGACACCTTCTGCTAAAGATTTTGTAACACCACTAACACTATCTACACTTTCCAAAAATGAGGTGTTTTCGTCATTTTATAATGAAGAAGACGAAAATGCGCAATGGAACAACCACGTAGATCTAGGTCTTTGGGCAGACCTTATGGTTATTGCTCCTGCAACCGCTAATACATTATCAAAAATGGCTAGTGGTACAAGTGATAATTTACTACTAGCAACTTATCTTTCAGCAAAATGTCCAGTATATTTTGCACCAGCTATGGATTTGGATATGTACAAACATCCATCCTCTTTACAAAGCTTTAAAACATTGCAATCTTTTGGAAACATCATGATTCCTGCCGGTTCTGGAGAGCTAGCAAGTGGTTTACATGGTGAAGGTCGTATGGCAGAGCCAGAAGAAATAGCTGCTTTTATAGAGCAACACCTAAAAGCTAGTGCTCCTTTATTACATAAAAAAGTAATTATTACAGCTGGTCCTACATACGAAGCAATAGACCCTGTACGTTTTATAGGTAATCACTCAAGCGGTAAGATGGGTTATGAGCTTGCAAAACAAGCCGCAAAACAAGGCGCAAATGTAATTTTAGTAAGTGGACCATCAAGCTTAACTATTGTTGATGATAGTGTAACTCTTATTAGAGTTAATACTGCACAACAAATGTATGATGAGGTACACAAACATTATGATTCTGTAGATGTTGGTATAGCTGCAGCAGCAGTTTCAGATTATAGACCTAAAGTAGTCGCAGACCAGAAAATTAAGAAAGCTGGAGAGGAGATGACTATTGTTTTAGAAAAATCTCCAGACATATTACTGTCTATGGGACAGCATAAAAAAAATCAACTTTTAGTAGGGTTTGCTTTAGAGACAGAAAATGAAATAGCAAATGCTAAAAAGAAACTTGAAAAGAAAAATTTAGATTTTATTGTTTTAAATTCGTTAAACGACAAAGGTGCTGGATTTAAGAAAGACACCAATAAAATTACAATTATAGATAAGGCACACAATGCTAAGAGTTTTGATTTAAAATCAAAAGCAGAAGTTGCCAAGGATATTATTAATGAAGTTATAGCAAAATTAAATGCGTAAATTTTTAGTATTAGGAGCGTTAGTATTATTTGGGTGGTCTTTAAACGCTCAAGAACTTAATTGTCAAGTTGTGGTTAATGCACAACAGTCTTCTAATTCTAATTTATCTGTATTTAAAACCTTAGAGAAATCTGTACAGGAATTTATTAACCAAACTACTTGGACAAATAAAAACTTTGGCCAACAAGAACGTATAGATTGTAGTATGTTTATTACAGTAAATAAACAAGAAGGCACAAACTTTAATGCTACTATACAAGTACAATCAACAAGGCCTGTTTATGGTTCTTCATTAGAAACCACAACTTTTAACTTTAATGATGAGCAGTTCAACTTTATTTATACAGAGTATCAGCCATTAGCATATGACCCAAATTCTTTCGACTCAAATTTAATATCTGTAATTAGTTTTTATGTATATACAATACTAGGGTTAGATGCAGACACTTTTGAGCAGGAAGGTGGTACAATGTATCATGAAGAAGCAAAACAAATTGTAAATACTGCACAACAGAGTAATACAGCAGGTTGGAGAGCTACAGATGGAAATAAATCACGCTTTAGGTTAAATGCAGATTTATTAGCAAATGCATTTACTAATTACAGAACTGCAATGTATACTTACCATAGGCAAGGTTTAGATCTTATGCACGAAGATCAGGAGTTAGCTAAACAGAGTATAGCATCTTCTATTACCTTATTAAAGGATATGTATAATAGTAGACCTAATTCATTATTAAATAGAGTATTCTTCGATGCAAAATCAGATGAAATTGAAGCTATATTTTCTGGTGGCCCATCTTTATCAATCAAAGAAACGGTAAACAACCTTAACCGAATAGCACCGTTTTATAAGGACAATTGGAGAAATATTAAATTCTAAGATTTCTTTTTTTTAAGCTTAGGTTTCTCACGTATCTTTAGACCAATTCAAACTACAAGACTTGTTACAATCATTATCTATAAAAAACTTTGCATTAATTGAAGATGTCAACCTTCAGCTAAACGAAGGGTTTTCAATAATTACTGGAGAGACTGGTGCAGGAAAGTCTATTCTTTTGGGAGCTTTATCTTTGCTGTTGGGTAAAAGAGCAGATTTAAGTGCAATAAAAGATTCAACAAAAAAATGCACTATAGAAGGTGTCTTTAATATTGAAGCTTATAAACTCTCCACATTATTTAAAGATGAAGATTTAGACTATGAAGACCAAACATTTATAAGACGCGAGATTTTACCATCTGGTAAGTCGAGAGCTTTTGTGAATGATACACCTGTAAACCTTTCTGCATTACAGGCTTTGGGCAGTAAATTGGTTGACATACACAGTCAACATGAAACCTTAAGTTTAGGAGATCTTAATTATCAATATTTAGTTTTAGATACTTTTGGAAATTCACTAAAAGAGCTTCATAAATACCAACATGATTTAGCTGAACTGCGAAGGTTATATAAAGAATTAGAAGTTTTAAAATCTAATCAAGCTGAAGCTAATAAAGTTTACGATTATAATGTCTTTCTATTAGAAGAGCTAGAAAAAGCAGCTTTAAAAAAAGGAATGCTTGAGGAGTTAGAAGAAACTCAAGATCAACTAAGTAATGTAGAACTTTTAAAAGAGCATTTAGGAAGTTCTGCAAATGATCTGCAACAAGAACAGTTAGGTGTACTGGAGCAATTAAGGACTATAAAAAGAAACTTATCTACAGTCTCTGGTTTTTCGAAAACCTATGCAGAGCTTTTAAACCGTATTGAAAGCAGTATTATCGAATTAGAAGATGTAGCTGAAATAATAGAAGAAGAATTTGAAAATTTAGAAGACAATCCTAAATTATTGGAAAGCACCAATGATAAGCTTCAATTAATTTACAACCTATTTAAAAAGCACAACGTTGAGTCTATTTCAGAACTATTAAAAATTGAAGAAGAGTTAGCAGAAACTGTAACTATATCACAAAATGCAGATGGCGCTATTAAAAGCCTTACTTCAAAAATAGAGACTAATAAAGAAGCACTTAAGGCAGATGCTTTAAAGCTTCAACAGAAACGATTAAAAGCTGTACCTAAATTAGTTTCTAATATAGAAAAGCTATTAGCGGAGTTGGGCATGCCTAATGCAAAGATTAAAATTGAGATAAATCCAGTCGAGCGTTTTACAAACTATGGTAGTGAAGATATGGCTTGGTTACTTTCAGCAAATAAAGGCGGACATTATTCAGACATTAAAAAAGCAGCAAGTGGTGGTGAATTGTCTCGTATTATGCTAGCTATAAAAAGTTTACTGGCTAAGAAAAGTAAACTACCTACTATAATTTTTGATGAGATAGATACAGGAGTATCTGGTGAGATAGCAAAAAAAATAGGAGATATTATGTTTGATATGGGTAAAGATTTACAAGTCTTATCTATAACACACCTACCTCAAATAGCTGCTAAAGGACAACACCATTATAAGGTTTATAAAGAAGATTTAAACAATACAACAGTTACACAAATAAGAAAATTAGAAACAGAAGATAGAGTAATTGAGCTTGCAGAAATGCTAGGCGGCAAATCTAAAAGTGAAGCTGTCTTGGCACACGCAAAGTCTTTACTTAACTAATAGTTTTGTTATATTTACCCCTAACTAATAAAAACAACCAATATCAATGTCATATAACTTATTAAAAGGAAAACGCGGGATTATATTTGGAGCTTTAGATGAGAACTCTATTGCTTGGAAAACAGCAGAAAGAATACATGAAGAAGGAGGAACTTTTGTTTTAACAAACGCACCTATAGCTATGCGTATGGGAAAAATTAAAGATCTTGCAGAAAAAACAGGTTCAGAAATCATTCCTGCAGACGCTACCAAAGTAGAAGATCTTGAAGCATTAGTTGATGGTGCTATGGAAAAACTAGGAGGGAAACTGGACTTTGTTCTTCACTCAATAGGAATGTCTGTTAATGTAAGAAAAGGTAATCATTATACAGATATGAATTATGACTATACAACCAAAGGTTGGGATGTATCTGCAGTTTCATTTCATAAAACTATGCAGTCTCTTTATAAAAAGGATGCGATGAATGAATGGGGTAGTATAGTTGCATTAACGTATATGGCAGCCCAACGTGTATTTCCAGATTATAATGATATGGCAGATAATAAAGCCTATTTAGAGTCTATTGCACGTAGCTTTGGATATTTCTTTGGTAAGGATAAAAAAGTTAGAGTCAATACAATATCACAATCTCCAACACCTACAACTGCTGGACAAGGTGTTAAAGGTTTCGATGGCTTTATAGCGTATGCAGATAAAATGTCTCCATTGGGTAATGCAACAGCTTTAGATTGTGCTAACTATACTGTAAGTTTATTTTCAGACCTTACAAAACGAGTAACACTTCAAAACTTATTTCATGATGGTGGCTTTTCAAATATGGGAGTTAGCCAAGCAGTAATGGAAACGTTTATGGATGAGTAAGTTATAAGTATATAATATATGTAAAAGAGCGCCAATTGGCGCTCTTTTTTGTATTACATATTATTTGTTAAAATAGGGTTTGTAATCGTGCAGTTAAATCAGATTAACGTTAAAATGTATATTTTATTAACAAAAGATTAAGGAATAATCAAATTTTGATTAGATTTGAGTTACTTTAAACTTAAAACTAAACAATTATGAGAAAAATTACATTGTTATTATTAATGATGCTTAGTGTATTCTACGGATCTGCGCAGTGCAATCCTGGAGAATCACAACTCTTCATCACAACGAGTGGCGGAAGCTTTCCTTCTGAACAATGGGTTTCTGTAACTTCTGAACCAGATGGTGCAGGCACAGTTATTTATGCACAAGGAGACGGTACATATGGTAATGGGTCAGGAAATTTAACCAATGAGCCGTTTTGTGCAACAGATGGCGAAACTTATTACATAAATGCTTATGATAGCTATGCAGATTCTTGGAATGGTGGTGTTTACACCATTACAGACGCTTCTGGAAATGTGGTAGCAAACAATGGCGGCGTTTCTCCAGATGATGGGACTGATGAAGACGCAGGCGGTGCATTTGGGAATACACAGGAACAAGAACTTGAGGTTTCTGAAGCGTTTTCTTACACGCCACCAGCTTGTGTTACGCCTTCAAATACTTTAGTTGAAAATGTAACTGCAACAACAGCAGAATTTTCATGGAACGAAGAAGTAAGTGCAACATTAGGTTATGATTGGAGAGTAATGAATGAAGGTGAAGATCCAGATGATGCTAATAATACACCAGTTGCAGAAGGTACAACTATGACATCTTCAGATACGACTATAACTATTAGTGGTTTATCTGCTGAAGTCACATATGATGCATATGTTGCTTCAAACTGTGACACAAACGGTTTTAGTGCATATTCAAGCGTAGTATCATTTACAACACCTTGCGCTGTACAGGTTCCAGATTACACAGAAACATTTAATGGTGGTGTTATTGCACCAGATTGCTGGTTAGAAGCAGGTTCTGGAGATCCTACAACTGGACCTATGGATTTAGGTTCTGGTCTTTGGAATGACGATGATTACTTAAATGATACTGTAGCATCAGGTGGTTCTGATAATTCAGCTAGTATCAATTTGTATACAAATAACAGAGAAGATTGGTTAATTTCTCCAACATTCGACCTGTCTGGAGGTACTTATCAATTAGTATATAATGTTGCGGTTACAGATTTTGCCAACTCAAATGAGCCAGAAGGTAACGGAATGGGTACAGATGATGTTGTGCAGATGTTGATTTCTGAAGATAATGGAGCTACTTGGTCACCATTAATGACATATGATGTAACAAACATTCCATCTCATTTAGGTCAAACAGAAATAGTAGATTTATCTAGTTATACGGGTAATGCAGTTTTTGCAATCTGGGCTACAGACGGTACAGTAAGTGACTCTGAAGATTATGATTTCTTTTTTGATGAATTTATAGTTAGAGTACCTCCAGCTTGTGAAGTACCTACTAACTTAGTTGCAGATAATATTGGCAGTACTTCTGCAGATTTATCTTGGGATGAAGTTACAGCAGCAAACTCAGGTTATGAATGGGTAGTAATGACAGATGGAGAAGACCCAACAGATACTGCAAATACACCAGTAGCAACAGGTACAACGGCAGCTTCAACAGAAGTTACAGCAACTGCAACAGGGCTTACTCCAGAAACAGATTACGACGTTTATGTAAGATCTAATTGCGGGACAGATAATATAAGCGAGTATTCAGATATAGTAGAAATTACTACATTACCTACTTGTCCATCAGTTTCAAATTTAACTGTTGATAGTGTAGACGAAACAAGTGCTTCAATTAGTTGGGATGCTGTTGCAAATGCTTCAGTTGGATATTTAGTTGAAGTATATGATTTTGAGGCAGACCCTGAAACAGCAACTGCTGTGTATTCGGAAACTGTTACAGATGTAACTTTAGTAATTTCAACTTTAGAAGCAGCAAATAGTTATGACGTTTATGTAACAGCAGATTGTGGTACAGAAGATGGTCAATCTACATCAGAAATGATAACAGTTTCTACAACTGTTCCAGATCCAGTATGTGGTGGTAATTTCTATGATACTGGTGGTATTGATATGGATTTCATGAACAATGAAGACTATACAGTAACTATTTTACCAGATACTGCAGGAGATTTAGTTGTTGCTACATTTACTTTAGTAGACACTTCAACGTTTGATGATCTTAGTGTTGATATAGGAGATGGAAATGGATTTCAATTAATTCCAGATTTAGCTGATGGTGAAACTTTAGTTTATACCTCAGAAGCTGCAGATGGTAGTCTTATATTCGAATTTATATCTTCAACAGTAGTTCCAAATCCAGGTTGGGAAGCAGCAATTACGTGTATTGCACCACCAGCTTGTCCAGATCCTAATAACTTAACAGTTTCAGAAGTTACTGCATTTACTGCAGATTTATCTTGGGATGAAGAAGCTAATGCTTCAAATGGTTATACTTGGGTTGTAATGGCAGATGGAGAAGATCCTACAGATGATGCTAATACGCCTGTTGCAACAGGAACTACAGCTTCTGGAGTACTAACAGCTTCGGTATCTGGTTTAGAATCTAATACAGCATACGATGCTTACGTATTAGCAGATTGTGGAGACACAGACGGTTTAAGTGTATATTCTGACATAGCAGAATTTACGACGCTAATTAGTTGTGAAGCACCAAGCAATTTATTAGTTGAAAATGTTACAGTAACAGGAGCAGATTTATCTTGGGAAGAAGTAGCTAATGCTTCAAATGGATATACTTGGGTAATTATGTTAGATGGAGAAGATCCTACAGATACAGCTAACACACCAGTAGCAACAGGAACTACTGCAATGGGAGTTCTTACTGCTTCAGTTTCAGGATTAACTGAAAATACTGAATATGATGCTTACGTAAGCGCAGATTGTGGTGATACAGATGGAATGAGCGATTTTTCTGATGTTGAATCATTTACTACTCCTTGTGCTATAGTAATTCCTAACTATACTGAAGATTTTGATGGTGGAGTTGTTGCTCCTGATTGTTGGATGGAAGCAGGTTCTGGAGATCCTACAACTGGACCAATGGATCTAGGTTCTGGTCTTTGGAATGACGATGATTACTTAAATGATACTGTAGCATCAGGTGGTTCTGATAATTCAGCTAGTATCAATTTGTATACAAACAACAGAGAAGATTGGTTAATTTCTCCAACATTCGACCTGTCTGGAGATACTTATGAATTAGTATATAATGTTGCGGTTACAGATTTTGCCAACTCAAATGAGCCAGAAGGTAACGGAATGGGTACGGATGATGTTGTTCAAATGTTGATTTCTGAAGATAATGGAGCTACTTGGACACCATTAATGACATATGATGTAACAAACATTCCATCTCATTTAGGTCAAACAGAAATAGTAGACTTATCTAGTTATACAGGTAATGCAGTTTTTGCAATCTGGGCTACAGATGGAACAGTTAATGATTCAGAAGACTATGATTTCTTCTTCGATGAGTTTATTGTAAGAACTCCTTTAAACTGTGAGCCACCAGTTGCTGAGTTTAGTACAGTAGATAGTTGTGATACAGGAGAATTTTCAATAGAGGTAAATGTAACTTCTTTAGGGTCATTCTCTACTATTGATGCTTTTGATGATCAAGGTTCTGCAACACAAACAATAACAATGACAGGAACTTACACATTTGGTCCTTATGCTTCTAGTACAGATGTATTAATGACTTTAGGTGGAGATGATGCAGATTGTAATATAGATGAAATAGTAACATTTGTTTGTCCAGCACAAAACGATGAATGTGACGTAGCTACAGACCTTACAGTAGGTCAAGATTTTGAAGATTTCCCTGTAAACGGTAATAATATTGGGGCTACAGATTCTATGCAAGGAGATCCTTCTTGTGGTGCATTTGGCTTTAATGGAGGAGATGTTTGGTTTACAGTAACAGTACCTAGTGATGGTATTCTTACTATTGAAACATTATCAGCTTCTGGTAGTCCTATAGGAGATACTACAATAGATGTATACTCTGGAGCTTGTGGTGATTTAGTAGCTGTAGCTTGTGATGACGATGGTGGAGAAGGTGCATTCTCTTTAATCGAGATAAATGATATGACACTTGCAGACCAAACACTTTATGTAAGAGCTTGGGAGTATGGTAATAATGCATTTGGAGAATTCCAAATCTCTGCTTACAATGCAAATGTTGTAGGTGTAGAGGATATTAATGAAAATGCTAATATTTTCCTTTATCCTAATCCTGCTTCTAGTGAATTACATATTTCTGGATTGCAAGAAGTTACTAACGTATCTATATTTAATATGTTAGGTCAGAAAGTTCTTTCAACTAAAACACAGAATATGATTAATGTTTCAGATTTAAGTACTGGAATGTATGTTGTAACTATTGATAATAATGGAGTTAAGAAAACAATGCGTTTTATTAAAGAGTAATCTTTAAGACTTTATTATTTAGATTTTATAATTCAAAATCCCGAAGCATTTGCTTCGGGATTTTTTATTTGGCTACCTTTACAGAGTGAAATTATCGTACTCTTTTATCATACCGGTTTTTAATAGACCACAAGAAATTGATGAACTTCTGCAAAGCATGCAGAAGCTAAATTTTACATCAGAATTTGAGATTGTAATAGTTGAAGATGGCTCTACACTTTCATCTAAATCTGTAGTAGATGAGTTTAAAAATAGCTTAAATATTTCCTATTATTTTAAAGAAAATTCTGGTCCAGGCGATTCTCGAAATTTTGGAATGTCTAAAGCCAAAGGAAATTACTTTTTAATACTAGATTCAGACGTAATTTTACCTCAAGACTACCTTTTAGAAGTAGATAGAGGCTTATCTGCTAATTACACAGACTGTTTTGGAGGACCAGATGCAGCACATGATTCTTTTACAGACATACAAAAGGCTATAAATTATGTGATGACTTCTTTTATTACCACTGGTGGAATACGAGGTAATAAAACGTCTACTATAAATTTTGAGCCACGTAGCTTTAATATGGGATTATCTAAGACAGCTTTTTTAGCGTCTAAAGGCTTCGGTAAAATACATCCTGGTGAAGATCCAGATTTATCATTACGATTACTAAAACTAGGATTTAAGTCTCAACTATTAGAAAAAGCAAAGGTCTTTCATAAAAGACGTATAAATTGGCATAAATTTTATATTCAGGTAAATAAATTTGGTAAGGTAAGACCAATACTAACTAAATGGCATCCTACAAGTGCTAAACTAACATTTTGGTTTCCTCTACTGTTTTGTTTAGGCTTTTTACTAGGTTTAATAGGAGTATTCTTTAATTTTTACTTTTTGTTATACTGCTATTTTGGTTATACATTAGTACTATTTATTCACTCTACTATTATTAATAAAAGTATTAAAATTGGCTTTTATTCGGTTTTGGCAATGTGTATTCAGTTTTATGGCTATGGTACAGGATTTGCAGTTTCAAAACTATATATTGGACTTATGAAAAGACAAGAACAACAACAATTCCCAAATCTTTTTTTTAAATGAGAAAAAAAGAGCAGCCTATTTCTATATTTAAAAAATTTAAGCAATCTAACTTTAAGGCATTTTTGTTTTTTCTCTGCATGTCTTTTGTTGTTTGGATACTTGTACAGTTTGCAAAACCCTATAAACAAACTTTAGATTTTGATATTAGGTACACAAATATTCCTAAGGATAAATTAGTG
This region of Croceibacter atlanticus HTCC2559 genomic DNA includes:
- a CDS encoding DNA-directed RNA polymerase subunit omega; amino-acid sequence: MDVKKIDAPVNTTTIDKNKLDAPTDNIYEAISIIAKRATQINSEIKKELIEKLDEFATYTDSLDEIFENKEQIEVSKFYEGLPKPHAMAVQEWLEEKIYYRNTKEESQDA
- the coaBC gene encoding bifunctional phosphopantothenoylcysteine decarboxylase/phosphopantothenate--cysteine ligase CoaBC encodes the protein MSLLSGKKVLIGVTGGIAAYKSALLVRQFIKYGAEVKVVMTPSAKDFVTPLTLSTLSKNEVFSSFYNEEDENAQWNNHVDLGLWADLMVIAPATANTLSKMASGTSDNLLLATYLSAKCPVYFAPAMDLDMYKHPSSLQSFKTLQSFGNIMIPAGSGELASGLHGEGRMAEPEEIAAFIEQHLKASAPLLHKKVIITAGPTYEAIDPVRFIGNHSSGKMGYELAKQAAKQGANVILVSGPSSLTIVDDSVTLIRVNTAQQMYDEVHKHYDSVDVGIAAAAVSDYRPKVVADQKIKKAGEEMTIVLEKSPDILLSMGQHKKNQLLVGFALETENEIANAKKKLEKKNLDFIVLNSLNDKGAGFKKDTNKITIIDKAHNAKSFDLKSKAEVAKDIINEVIAKLNA
- the porD gene encoding type IX secretion system protein PorD, which codes for MRKFLVLGALVLFGWSLNAQELNCQVVVNAQQSSNSNLSVFKTLEKSVQEFINQTTWTNKNFGQQERIDCSMFITVNKQEGTNFNATIQVQSTRPVYGSSLETTTFNFNDEQFNFIYTEYQPLAYDPNSFDSNLISVISFYVYTILGLDADTFEQEGGTMYHEEAKQIVNTAQQSNTAGWRATDGNKSRFRLNADLLANAFTNYRTAMYTYHRQGLDLMHEDQELAKQSIASSITLLKDMYNSRPNSLLNRVFFDAKSDEIEAIFSGGPSLSIKETVNNLNRIAPFYKDNWRNIKF
- the recN gene encoding DNA repair protein RecN, translating into MLQSLSIKNFALIEDVNLQLNEGFSIITGETGAGKSILLGALSLLLGKRADLSAIKDSTKKCTIEGVFNIEAYKLSTLFKDEDLDYEDQTFIRREILPSGKSRAFVNDTPVNLSALQALGSKLVDIHSQHETLSLGDLNYQYLVLDTFGNSLKELHKYQHDLAELRRLYKELEVLKSNQAEANKVYDYNVFLLEELEKAALKKGMLEELEETQDQLSNVELLKEHLGSSANDLQQEQLGVLEQLRTIKRNLSTVSGFSKTYAELLNRIESSIIELEDVAEIIEEEFENLEDNPKLLESTNDKLQLIYNLFKKHNVESISELLKIEEELAETVTISQNADGAIKSLTSKIETNKEALKADALKLQQKRLKAVPKLVSNIEKLLAELGMPNAKIKIEINPVERFTNYGSEDMAWLLSANKGGHYSDIKKAASGGELSRIMLAIKSLLAKKSKLPTIIFDEIDTGVSGEIAKKIGDIMFDMGKDLQVLSITHLPQIAAKGQHHYKVYKEDLNNTTVTQIRKLETEDRVIELAEMLGGKSKSEAVLAHAKSLLN
- a CDS encoding enoyl-ACP reductase FabI → MSYNLLKGKRGIIFGALDENSIAWKTAERIHEEGGTFVLTNAPIAMRMGKIKDLAEKTGSEIIPADATKVEDLEALVDGAMEKLGGKLDFVLHSIGMSVNVRKGNHYTDMNYDYTTKGWDVSAVSFHKTMQSLYKKDAMNEWGSIVALTYMAAQRVFPDYNDMADNKAYLESIARSFGYFFGKDKKVRVNTISQSPTPTTAGQGVKGFDGFIAYADKMSPLGNATALDCANYTVSLFSDLTKRVTLQNLFHDGGFSNMGVSQAVMETFMDE
- a CDS encoding fibronectin type III domain-containing protein — protein: MRKITLLLLMMLSVFYGSAQCNPGESQLFITTSGGSFPSEQWVSVTSEPDGAGTVIYAQGDGTYGNGSGNLTNEPFCATDGETYYINAYDSYADSWNGGVYTITDASGNVVANNGGVSPDDGTDEDAGGAFGNTQEQELEVSEAFSYTPPACVTPSNTLVENVTATTAEFSWNEEVSATLGYDWRVMNEGEDPDDANNTPVAEGTTMTSSDTTITISGLSAEVTYDAYVASNCDTNGFSAYSSVVSFTTPCAVQVPDYTETFNGGVIAPDCWLEAGSGDPTTGPMDLGSGLWNDDDYLNDTVASGGSDNSASINLYTNNREDWLISPTFDLSGGTYQLVYNVAVTDFANSNEPEGNGMGTDDVVQMLISEDNGATWSPLMTYDVTNIPSHLGQTEIVDLSSYTGNAVFAIWATDGTVSDSEDYDFFFDEFIVRVPPACEVPTNLVADNIGSTSADLSWDEVTAANSGYEWVVMTDGEDPTDTANTPVATGTTAASTEVTATATGLTPETDYDVYVRSNCGTDNISEYSDIVEITTLPTCPSVSNLTVDSVDETSASISWDAVANASVGYLVEVYDFEADPETATAVYSETVTDVTLVISTLEAANSYDVYVTADCGTEDGQSTSEMITVSTTVPDPVCGGNFYDTGGIDMDFMNNEDYTVTILPDTAGDLVVATFTLVDTSTFDDLSVDIGDGNGFQLIPDLADGETLVYTSEAADGSLIFEFISSTVVPNPGWEAAITCIAPPACPDPNNLTVSEVTAFTADLSWDEEANASNGYTWVVMADGEDPTDDANTPVATGTTASGVLTASVSGLESNTAYDAYVLADCGDTDGLSVYSDIAEFTTLISCEAPSNLLVENVTVTGADLSWEEVANASNGYTWVIMLDGEDPTDTANTPVATGTTAMGVLTASVSGLTENTEYDAYVSADCGDTDGMSDFSDVESFTTPCAIVIPNYTEDFDGGVVAPDCWMEAGSGDPTTGPMDLGSGLWNDDDYLNDTVASGGSDNSASINLYTNNREDWLISPTFDLSGDTYELVYNVAVTDFANSNEPEGNGMGTDDVVQMLISEDNGATWTPLMTYDVTNIPSHLGQTEIVDLSSYTGNAVFAIWATDGTVNDSEDYDFFFDEFIVRTPLNCEPPVAEFSTVDSCDTGEFSIEVNVTSLGSFSTIDAFDDQGSATQTITMTGTYTFGPYASSTDVLMTLGGDDADCNIDEIVTFVCPAQNDECDVATDLTVGQDFEDFPVNGNNIGATDSMQGDPSCGAFGFNGGDVWFTVTVPSDGILTIETLSASGSPIGDTTIDVYSGACGDLVAVACDDDGGEGAFSLIEINDMTLADQTLYVRAWEYGNNAFGEFQISAYNANVVGVEDINENANIFLYPNPASSELHISGLQEVTNVSIFNMLGQKVLSTKTQNMINVSDLSTGMYVVTIDNNGVKKTMRFIKE
- a CDS encoding glycosyltransferase — protein: MKLSYSFIIPVFNRPQEIDELLQSMQKLNFTSEFEIVIVEDGSTLSSKSVVDEFKNSLNISYYFKENSGPGDSRNFGMSKAKGNYFLILDSDVILPQDYLLEVDRGLSANYTDCFGGPDAAHDSFTDIQKAINYVMTSFITTGGIRGNKTSTINFEPRSFNMGLSKTAFLASKGFGKIHPGEDPDLSLRLLKLGFKSQLLEKAKVFHKRRINWHKFYIQVNKFGKVRPILTKWHPTSAKLTFWFPLLFCLGFLLGLIGVFFNFYFLLYCYFGYTLVLFIHSTIINKSIKIGFYSVLAMCIQFYGYGTGFAVSKLYIGLMKRQEQQQFPNLFFK